A single region of the Sciurus carolinensis chromosome 14, mSciCar1.2, whole genome shotgun sequence genome encodes:
- the Set gene encoding protein SET, which translates to MSAPAAKVSKKELNSNHDGADETSEKEQQEAIEHIDEVQNEIDRLNEQASEEILKVEQKYNKLRQPFFQKRSELIAKIPNFWVTTFVNHPQVSALLGEEDEEALHYLTRVEVTEFEDIKSGYRIDFYFDENPYFENKVLSKEFHLNESGDPSSKSTEIKWKSGKDLTKRSSQTQNKASRKRQHEEPESFFTWFTDHSDAGADELGEVIKDDIWPNPLQYYLVPDMDDEEGEGEEDDDDDEEEEGLEDIDEEGDEDEGEEDEDDDEGEEGEEDEGEDD; encoded by the exons GGGCCGACGAGACCTCAG aaaaagaacaacaagaagCAATTGAACATATTGATGAAGTACAAAATGAAATAGACAG ACTTAATGAACAAGCCAGTGAGGAGATATTGAAAGTAGAACAGAAATATAACAAACTCCGCCAACCATTTTTTCAGAAGAGGTCAGAATTGATCGCCAAAATCCCAAATTTTTGGGTAACAACATTTGTCAACCATCCACAAG TGTCTGCACTGCTTGGGGAAGAAGATGAAGAGGCGCTGCATTATTTGACCAGAGTTGAAGTGACAGAATTTGAAGATATCAAATCAGGTTACAGAATAGATTTT TATTTTGATGAAAATCCTTACTTCGAAAATAAAGTTCTCTCCAAAGAATTTCATCTGAATGAGAGTGGTGATCCATCTTCAAAGTCCACTGAAATCAAATGGAAATCTGGAAAG gaTTTGACGAAACGTTCAAGTCAAACGCAGAATAAAGCCAGCAGGAAGAGGCAGCATGAAGAACCAGAGAGCTTCTTTACCTGGTTTACTGACCATTCTGATGCAGGTGCAGATGAATTAGGAGAGGTCATCAAAGATGATATTTGGCCAAATCCATTGCAGTACTACTTG gttcctGATATGGATGatgaagaaggggaaggagaagaagatgatgatgatgatgaagaagaagaaggattGGAAGATATTGATGAAGAAGGGGATGAGGATGAAGGTGAAgaggatgaagatgatgatgaaggggaggaaggagag GAGGATGAAGGAGAAGATGACTAA